One segment of Solanum stenotomum isolate F172 chromosome 1, ASM1918654v1, whole genome shotgun sequence DNA contains the following:
- the LOC125845738 gene encoding uncharacterized protein LOC125845738 isoform X1, translated as MVVKMMKWRPWPPLISKKFEVKIFVGKVENLVCEVASSGGVAVEIRWKGPPKIALSSFRKTVKRNCTREEMVKNGPNGGVLVEWDEEFQSLCNLSGYKDNVFHPWEIAFTVLNGMNGKNKAPIIGSAVLNVAEFAAKIEEREFKLNIPLVVPGGASDTRPMLCISLSLFELRATQESTELVQRPLAPVQSPARSVETPPVEKDELSALKAGLRKVKIFTEYVSTRRAKKACREEEGSEERSSARSEEGEYAYPFDSESNDEYEEGESDEAKEDPTVRKSFSYGPLAYANCAGVSFHSSTRVNGEGEDWVYFSNRRSDVGCSQMDDQVTCASDLVVLQNSKRSILPWRKRKLSFRSPKSKGEPLLKKDNGEEGGDDIDFDRRQLSSDEALSFGQVHKVEEDSTANRSSVSEFGDDNFAVGCWEQKEIVSRDGHMKLQTQVFFASIDQRSERAAGESACTALVAVVADWLQNNRDLMPIKSQFDSLIREGSLEWRKLCENEKYRERFPDKHFDLETVLQAKIRSISVVPGNSFVGFFHPDGMDEGGFDFLHGAMSFDNIWDEISRAGLQYASVCEPQIYIVSWNDHFFVLKVEAEAYYIIDTLGERLYEGCNQAYILKFDKETTIYKQPDTTQSTEEKPAVDQQTISTTAETKLSDGPHANATHGSLESEAVNESDEPLKAESAEEIICQGKESCKDYIKSFLAAIPIRELQADIKKGLKTSTPLHQRLQIELHFTHLQQQPLITTPAIEIATAAQEPPAVAMTEISA; from the exons ATGGtggtgaagatgatgaaatggCGTCCATGGCCGCCTctcatttctaagaaatttgaGGTTAAGATTTTTGTAGGAAAGGTTGAGAATTTGGTGTGTGAGGTGGCTTCTAGCGGTGGTGTTGCGGTGGAGATCAGGTGGAAAGGGCCACCAAAAATAGCTTTGAGTTCTTTTAGAAAGACAGTGAAGAGGAACTGTACTAGAGAAGAAATGGTGAAAAATGGACCAAACGGTGGCgttttggtggaatgggatgaagaattTCAGAGTTTATGTAATTTGTCTGGTTATAAAGACAATGTGTTTCATCCATGGGAGATTGCCTTCACTGTGTTGAAT GGTATGAATGGGAAGAATAAGGCACCTATTATTGGTTCAGCTGTCTTAAATGTTGCTGAATTTGCTGCCAAGATAGAGGAGAGAGAATTTAAACTGAACATTCCACTGGTTGTTCCAGGGGGTGCTTCCGATACTCGGCCCATGCTTTGT ATATCGCTTAGCTTGTTCGAACTAAGAGCTACCCAAGAGTCGACAGAGTTGGTTCAGAGGCCACTAGCTCCTGTCCAATCTCCAGCACGGTCCGTAGAAACTCCACCAGTAGAAAAGGATGAGCTTTCTGCGCTCAAAGCTGGCCTCAGAAAGGTTAAAATATTTACGGAGTATGTATCAACTCGGAGAGCAAAGAAAGCTTGTCGAGAAGAGGAGGGTAGTGAAGAAAGAAGCTCAGCGAGGAGCGAAGAGGGGGAATATGCATATCCTTTTGATTCTGAGTCCAATGATGAGTATGAAGAAGGAGAGTCAGATGAGGCAAAGGAGGATCCTACTGTTAGGAAGTCATTTAGTTATGGTCCATTGGCTTATGCGAATTGTGCAGGAGTTTCTTTTCATTCTAGTACAAGGGTCAATGGTGAGGGTGAGGATTGGGTTTACTTTAGCAACCGTAGATCAGATGTGGGCTGCTCACAAATGGATGACCAGGTCACCTGTGCTTCTGATCTTGTAGTTTTGCAGAATTCAAAGCGCAGTATCCTTCCTTGGAGGAAGAGGAAGCTGAGCTTTAGATCTCCTAAATCGAAGGGGGAACCGTTGTTGAAGAAGGATAATGGGGAAGAAGGTGGAGATGATATTGACTTCGATCGTCGGCAGCTCAGTTCTGATGAAGCTCTTTCATTTGGG CAGGTACACAAGGTGGAGGAAGACTCGACTGCTAATCGATCTTCAGTATCTGAGTTTGGTGATGACAATTTTGCTGTTGGCTGTTGGGAACAGAAAGAGATAGTAAGTCGGGATGGACACATGAAGCTTCAAACTCAGGTGTTCTTTGCTTCCATTGACCAGCGCAGTGAACGAGCTGCTGGAGAAAGTGCATGCACAGCCCTTGTGGCTGTGGTTGCTGATTGGTTGCAGAACAATCGCGATCTCATGCCAATTAAATCACAGTTTGATAGCTTAATTAGAGAAGGTTCATTAGAATGGAGGAAACTTTGTGAAAATGAGAAATACAGGGAACGGTTCCCTGACAAACACTTTGATCTGGAGACGGTCCTTCAAGCCAAAATTCGCTCCATATCTGTCGTGCCAGGGAATTCCTTTGTCGGTTTTTTCCACCCTGATGGGATGGATGAGGGAGGATTTGATTTCTTGCATGGTGCCATGTCATTCGACAATATCTGGGATGAAATTAGCCGCGCTGGATTACAGTATGCTTCTGTGTGTGAACCACAAATCTATATCGTCAGCTGGAACGATCATTTTTTTGTCCTGAAGGTTGAAGCTGAAGCTTACTACATCATCGATACCTTAGGTGAAAGACTCTATGAAGGCTGCAATCAAGCTTACATTCTGAAGTTTGATAAGGAAACAACCATCTATAAACAGCCGGACACTACACAGTCGACAGAAGAAAAACCTGCTGTGGATCAGCAAACTATTTCTACCACAGCGGAGACAAAACTTAGCGATGGTCCTCATGCAAATGCAACGCATGGTTCTCTAGAGAGTGAAGCTGTGAACGAATCAGATGAACCATTGAAGGCTGAGAGCGCAGAAGAAATTATCTGTCAAGGCAAAGAGTCATGCAAAGACTACATCAAGAGTTTTTTAGCTGCCATACCAATCAGGGAACTGCAGGCAGATATCAAGAAGGGTTTGAAAACCTCAACCCCTCTTCATCAGCGGCTTCAGATTGAACTTCATTTCACTCATTTACAACAACAACCACTCATAACTACTCCGGCAATAGAGATAGCAACGGCTGCACAAGAACCGCCTGCAGTTGCAATGACTGAGATCTCGGCGTAA
- the LOC125845738 gene encoding uncharacterized protein LOC125845738 isoform X2 gives MVVKMMKWRPWPPLISKKFEVKIFVGKVENLVCEVASSGGVAVEIRWKGPPKIALSSFRKTVKRNCTREEMVKNGPNGGVLVEWDEEFQSLCNLSGYKDNVFHPWEIAFTVLNGMNGKNKAPIIGSAVLNVAEFAAKIEEREFKLNIPLVVPGGASDTRPMLCISLSLFELRATQESTELVQRPLAPVQSPARSVETPPVEKDELSALKAGLRKVKIFTEYVSTRRAKKACREEEGSEERSSARSEEGEYAYPFDSESNDEYEEGESDEAKEDPTVRKSFSYGPLAYANCAGVSFHSSTRVNGEGEDWVYFSNRRSDVGCSQMDDQVTCASDLVVLQNSKRSILPWRKRKLSFRSPKSKGEPLLKKDNGEEGGDDIDFDRRQLSSDEALSFGVHKVEEDSTANRSSVSEFGDDNFAVGCWEQKEIVSRDGHMKLQTQVFFASIDQRSERAAGESACTALVAVVADWLQNNRDLMPIKSQFDSLIREGSLEWRKLCENEKYRERFPDKHFDLETVLQAKIRSISVVPGNSFVGFFHPDGMDEGGFDFLHGAMSFDNIWDEISRAGLQYASVCEPQIYIVSWNDHFFVLKVEAEAYYIIDTLGERLYEGCNQAYILKFDKETTIYKQPDTTQSTEEKPAVDQQTISTTAETKLSDGPHANATHGSLESEAVNESDEPLKAESAEEIICQGKESCKDYIKSFLAAIPIRELQADIKKGLKTSTPLHQRLQIELHFTHLQQQPLITTPAIEIATAAQEPPAVAMTEISA, from the exons ATGGtggtgaagatgatgaaatggCGTCCATGGCCGCCTctcatttctaagaaatttgaGGTTAAGATTTTTGTAGGAAAGGTTGAGAATTTGGTGTGTGAGGTGGCTTCTAGCGGTGGTGTTGCGGTGGAGATCAGGTGGAAAGGGCCACCAAAAATAGCTTTGAGTTCTTTTAGAAAGACAGTGAAGAGGAACTGTACTAGAGAAGAAATGGTGAAAAATGGACCAAACGGTGGCgttttggtggaatgggatgaagaattTCAGAGTTTATGTAATTTGTCTGGTTATAAAGACAATGTGTTTCATCCATGGGAGATTGCCTTCACTGTGTTGAAT GGTATGAATGGGAAGAATAAGGCACCTATTATTGGTTCAGCTGTCTTAAATGTTGCTGAATTTGCTGCCAAGATAGAGGAGAGAGAATTTAAACTGAACATTCCACTGGTTGTTCCAGGGGGTGCTTCCGATACTCGGCCCATGCTTTGT ATATCGCTTAGCTTGTTCGAACTAAGAGCTACCCAAGAGTCGACAGAGTTGGTTCAGAGGCCACTAGCTCCTGTCCAATCTCCAGCACGGTCCGTAGAAACTCCACCAGTAGAAAAGGATGAGCTTTCTGCGCTCAAAGCTGGCCTCAGAAAGGTTAAAATATTTACGGAGTATGTATCAACTCGGAGAGCAAAGAAAGCTTGTCGAGAAGAGGAGGGTAGTGAAGAAAGAAGCTCAGCGAGGAGCGAAGAGGGGGAATATGCATATCCTTTTGATTCTGAGTCCAATGATGAGTATGAAGAAGGAGAGTCAGATGAGGCAAAGGAGGATCCTACTGTTAGGAAGTCATTTAGTTATGGTCCATTGGCTTATGCGAATTGTGCAGGAGTTTCTTTTCATTCTAGTACAAGGGTCAATGGTGAGGGTGAGGATTGGGTTTACTTTAGCAACCGTAGATCAGATGTGGGCTGCTCACAAATGGATGACCAGGTCACCTGTGCTTCTGATCTTGTAGTTTTGCAGAATTCAAAGCGCAGTATCCTTCCTTGGAGGAAGAGGAAGCTGAGCTTTAGATCTCCTAAATCGAAGGGGGAACCGTTGTTGAAGAAGGATAATGGGGAAGAAGGTGGAGATGATATTGACTTCGATCGTCGGCAGCTCAGTTCTGATGAAGCTCTTTCATTTGGG GTACACAAGGTGGAGGAAGACTCGACTGCTAATCGATCTTCAGTATCTGAGTTTGGTGATGACAATTTTGCTGTTGGCTGTTGGGAACAGAAAGAGATAGTAAGTCGGGATGGACACATGAAGCTTCAAACTCAGGTGTTCTTTGCTTCCATTGACCAGCGCAGTGAACGAGCTGCTGGAGAAAGTGCATGCACAGCCCTTGTGGCTGTGGTTGCTGATTGGTTGCAGAACAATCGCGATCTCATGCCAATTAAATCACAGTTTGATAGCTTAATTAGAGAAGGTTCATTAGAATGGAGGAAACTTTGTGAAAATGAGAAATACAGGGAACGGTTCCCTGACAAACACTTTGATCTGGAGACGGTCCTTCAAGCCAAAATTCGCTCCATATCTGTCGTGCCAGGGAATTCCTTTGTCGGTTTTTTCCACCCTGATGGGATGGATGAGGGAGGATTTGATTTCTTGCATGGTGCCATGTCATTCGACAATATCTGGGATGAAATTAGCCGCGCTGGATTACAGTATGCTTCTGTGTGTGAACCACAAATCTATATCGTCAGCTGGAACGATCATTTTTTTGTCCTGAAGGTTGAAGCTGAAGCTTACTACATCATCGATACCTTAGGTGAAAGACTCTATGAAGGCTGCAATCAAGCTTACATTCTGAAGTTTGATAAGGAAACAACCATCTATAAACAGCCGGACACTACACAGTCGACAGAAGAAAAACCTGCTGTGGATCAGCAAACTATTTCTACCACAGCGGAGACAAAACTTAGCGATGGTCCTCATGCAAATGCAACGCATGGTTCTCTAGAGAGTGAAGCTGTGAACGAATCAGATGAACCATTGAAGGCTGAGAGCGCAGAAGAAATTATCTGTCAAGGCAAAGAGTCATGCAAAGACTACATCAAGAGTTTTTTAGCTGCCATACCAATCAGGGAACTGCAGGCAGATATCAAGAAGGGTTTGAAAACCTCAACCCCTCTTCATCAGCGGCTTCAGATTGAACTTCATTTCACTCATTTACAACAACAACCACTCATAACTACTCCGGCAATAGAGATAGCAACGGCTGCACAAGAACCGCCTGCAGTTGCAATGACTGAGATCTCGGCGTAA